The Dermacentor silvarum isolate Dsil-2018 chromosome 11, BIME_Dsil_1.4, whole genome shotgun sequence region aagCATACAGCGTGctgcgacgatgttatcgtgcttggactttatacggacgatcacggcgacggcagaaatgcacctggaatgACTATGTAATTTCTATCGCTATAAAGAGAGAGTCAATCGCAATGCCGTCGCCGTCATAAAGAACAAACGCACCGTGAAGGTCCCCGTGCCCTCTCCTCACCCTGCGCCACACTCTGTGGCTGCTCCAATACATCTAGTCGCAATAAGAAAGCTGTCGTGGCTTCAaaacatggcacgtacccacaATTGGGGATGGACCAGGAATCGGGTAGCTGTTCGTTCAATGAATAGTTTTATAAAAAGTGTAACGGCGAATAAAATAGTTTTGTGCAATGGAGCAGCGAGGCCAGATAAATGGCGGGTTTAATTTagcataaaaaataataaagttgaCTTCCTTCGTGCATGGTATGTAATTGAAGCGTTTCACAAAAGCTTAGCTTAGCGTCGATTCCAAAAAGCGTACGTTGGGTCCGCCTAATTTGTCTTTCGTTTCTTTTGCAGCTGTCGGTCCCCAGAGCTATACACCAACGTACTTCTCAAGCTGCTCCTCTCTGACGTCAGAGCTCAGCATTCAACGGCCGCACGATGAGCGCAAAAATGTGGGAACCTGACGCGTTGGACTTGCCTGAAGTGGCGTCGGAGTTGGCCAGCGTGTTCGAGTGCCCCGTGTGCCTCGATCTTATCATGCCGCCCATCGTCCAGTGCGTGAACGGCCATCTACTGTGCTCCCCATGTTCGATGAAAATTTCCTCCGTTTGTCCACTTTGCCGGGAACAGATCAGTAAGTTGTCGACAAATAGATCGTTTGTGTTTGCGCATAAAGGGTCACACACTGCGCAAACGGTACATTTTACTACAAGGTCAAATTATGCTTTCTCACTTTTATAAGTATACTCACCGCTGTTTTGCCCAATTTATCTTTTCTCAAGTATTTTCATATGAAAAGTATGACTTCCAGTTTCTCCCCATGTTCAGAGCCATGAGAAAGCCCTCACTCACGATACAACAAACTAATAAATGGAGGCGGCGGCCGCGCCGTATACATATATAGTCACAAGTTGCTGGTGGAAAGTGTATTAGGTCTTTACAAAAGGTGGCTTAAACATCTTTCTCGCCAACCAGCGGGTAAGCAGTGGCGAATGTTGCGCAGTGACATTTCAGGAGGGACCCTTCGTAACACCGCGAAGAAGCGCGATTGGCGAAGTGTCCCGCCGGTTGCTTTTTTCGAAGCCTGCTGCAAGAAATGCATGTAGCatatttttttctacaacaaCACACACTTGCTAGCCGCCGATATACTTCGAAAAGAGTGTTGTCATTTTCTTAACCTCGAAACCACAAATGCAACCGAATGTCGCGCGTATTCCGCGGCCGCCTGCTGGGGGCGCGCCCCCTTCTGCCTCTAGCAATATGGCCGCCGCGGCTTCACTCGATCTCGTAGGCGGCTGCAGGGGCTGTCACTAAGGGGTCTCAGCTAGCTGAGACCCTTAATGAGAGTGGCTCACTTGTTTAGAGAGTAATGTTACCAACTACACCGTTACCGACTGAAGTTATACCAAGGTAGTAAACACGGTCACAACTAAGTAACTACAACTTTTTTTAAGAGTGCAGAATTACTGTATGTGGCTTAAGgaagccatatacagtaactatgGTAAATAGGATAGGTGGGCTTCTGCTGAAACGACCATCTGACTCCCTACttggcgatacagaaatctgtaTAAGACACCAAACGCGGAGTAACGGCCACAAAGTGCTGCTTTAAAAACTTTTCATCCCTGTTTCATTCACCGAGCGAACAGTTCACAGTTACGCTCTGTGTAATCTGCCTGTCTTGGCTTTCTTAAACCTAACAATTTCGCACAAGCTTAAACCGATGACGAAATGACGCGCCCGAGGAAAGCGTTATTCGAGTGCTGTTGCCTGTCCAAAAACGAACCCATTTTCACGCAGGCCACGTCCGTGCCTTGGCTATGGAGAAAGTGGCAGGAAAGCTTCCCTACCCGTGCAAGTATTCGTCTAATGGTTGCACTGCTCAGGCGCTCCTGAATCAGAAGCTGGATCATGAGAGGACGTGTGATTTCAGGTCGGTTTTGCTTATTCATATGGTCTCTCCTCTGCGATGGTCAACTTCTCCGTGTTCGTGGCATATGCTGTTTTCTAAGTTCAAATAATAGTACTCTGGTTATTTCAAGACTGCGGCGACCACGCGTCGTAAGTGGCCTTTGGTAGCCAAGCAAACCGgggttttcttcttcttttttttttttttttaacacgaaagtgttttattccggggtccaccaagacttcagtgacgtatttccgtcacggaaatacgtcagcttacaatgtacacgaacataatacaaagaaagaaaccagaagaaaaagttccacaaacatgcaaaatttggaaatcgaacccacgacctctcggtccgcgacgatagatcgccgagcgtttaacccattgcgccacaaacgcaattgcagagagctacacagacgcgccttatatatctaacactcctccgtgtacctgcgctcttgctcggggcggtgccgccgcctacgagcagaaaagagaagtactgcattatgacactaacgcgcaccgacagtgaacgcttcggtggtctcatcactacgactatagtgcctagaatatacttactagtgtgccgaccgccgggcgtttctaatgggagacgctggcaccgccggtgatgccttccgccggaggccaccagacggcgacactgtttgggaccgtgctaaccgagcggcgcatcgcgcgtcgcttgcgcttcggatgcactttggatgcgcgttcgtaagcgcagtcggttgcggcgcgttgtagctttcgagcaagtagcatgtggtgccgccgcatgtcattgaagacacgtttcactttcgtgttctataccgattcctatataagagggatcaaccacattttttttgcatgTATGCGCTGCCATAAAGTGCCTGTACGCACTTTCTTAGGGTGCCGTAGACTAAATATGTCTACTAATCCTTTCTTTCGGCGCTGTGAAACCCCGACGCATTTCCGTCGCTCTCACCTCATGCGCAATCGAGATGCGACGCTGCAACGAAGCTGGCGGAGCTGCTCGTCACGTGAGCGTTCTGAGACGCCTTCAGCGCAACGCTGAACAATGCTATCGCTTTCACTGCTTCGACTTAGAgagaaactgcaatttttttttttttcatttctcgatCGTTAACAGAACGTGTCCCTGCATATTCACGGAGGAGGCGACGTGCACGTGGATCGGCACTGGTGAGGCGATGGTTGCGCACGTCCGTGAAGTCCACCAGGACTGCCCCATAGTCAATGGTGAGCCGTGAGTTTCGTGCTTTGTATAGTGGCAACCCGAAACTTCCCCATAACGAGAGGCGTCGGAGTAGTAACAGTTTAGAATAGAATACCAGATTGCAGGGAAATTGGATTCAAGTATAAAACTGAATGTCGAATATTAATACAAACAGAATTATTTAAAGCAAGacttggaatatatatatatatatatatatatatatatatatatatatatatatatatatatacctttgtcagcgctgtgttttcgccgctcagtttgcggtGAAGCGACAGACAGCATAaagttcacttcgctcgctgctgcagccgctcttgttcacgccagcgtcctgacagcgagtgtccgcggtcatcgagtgtgatgtgtgcatgtttgcttgtacgctcTGAAACCGTgcttgttagttcagttagtaagcgaatgtttgtaagtttatacggccgataaatctactatccctacttcgtatagctgtgcactaattgctatcgcaatcgacgcttcaccttccggacgaaactgcgacatttcttttttttttcaaaatattaatttttgttttatttcttctttctggggttttacgtgccaaaaccagttccgattatgaggcacgccatagtggagggctccggattaattctgaccacatggggttctttaacatgcactgcaacgcaagcacatgagcgttttttgcatttcgcctccatcaaaatgcggccgccgcggccgggattcgatcccgcgacctcgtgctcagcagcacaacgcaactccatctgcgacgggggcaaagtccgccgtgcgctgtgttttcgcggcttagttcgcgttgatgtgagaggcagcacaaaggtcaattcgctcgctgctgctgcctcactccagcgttctgacagcgaatttccgcgtgacaccatgcttgttatgcctatgtttataagtttatacggtcgataaaactattatccttacatcctatagttgtctactaatttgctatcgcaatcgatgttccTTCCGACTTTTGGACAAAACTACGACATTCTTTGATAacaaaaactttaaaaaattacATTATGAGGCTCTCGTGTGCCTAAAAATGTGCGGTTTATAACGGAGGCTAGTAACCTGTATTCAATATCTtctcccaattttttttctttccctggAACTTGGCATCATACCCTATTCTCAGAATAATTATGATACCGCCGGATAATTCCTTTAGCAAATGTGACCAAACTACTTCAATTTCGCAGGCGACAAGATGAAGTTCGTCGCCAACAACGTGGACAGCAGAGGTCCAGGCGTGTGGAAGAAAGTTCAGTCGTGCCTCGACCAAATATTCGTGGTCGTTCTCTCGCGCGAATGCAACCACGTCAACCAGTTCTATCTGCTGGTACAGATCCTGGGTACTCTGAAGGAGTCCGAGAAATTTGTCTGCCAGCTTAAGGTGAGAGGAGAAGGTCGCCTGCTCACGTGGTCGTCGCCGCCGAGTTCCATCGTGGAAGGAGTTGAAGCGGTTATCGCACGAAGAGACTGCCTCGTCTTCGGCGCGCAAACCTTCACCTGCGACGGGAATCTGACCGTCGATGTTACCGTGACCGTCGACGTTAGAGAAACTATATAGTACATTCTGTATCGGCCGTGGTTTTTGCCGAAAGAAGTGAAGCACTCGGTCGGGTGTCTATTGGAAGCGAAAATTATACTTGTAATTAAAAGAGACGAAAGGTGATTACTGGCTGCTTGCTTCTGCAACCACGTGCATTGACAGCTGGTGCGCAGTCAGTCAGCGAGCTTCAAGGCGGTACAAATCCCAGTGACGTCCCGACGGGCATTTTCACATTCATTCCGCCAACTAGGTATAAGCAGTGGAGCCGGTGCCACGGCATCCGCAACAACTAATTCATGAGCAACCACCGATAACGACGACAACGGTTTCTGGTATACGGCCATTTCAGGGCGTTCGTACATCGGGTGAAGCAACATCCATGTCTGTGCAGCACTTGCTGGTGCCAAGGTGTTAAGTCAGCTGCCGTTTCGCTTCCACAACTTTTGTGATTTTTGCGCTCATCACTGCCTTGTTACCTGTCAAACTTCGCAGTAaaatttgttgttgtttttttgtccCGTGTAGCACAATAAAACGTTGTTCTTTCTGCCGTCAATGTTGCCAAGTGTTTGTGTGCGTCGTGACAATGCACGGCGGTGCTCTAGGTATTGCGGAGCATGGTATTGCGGAGCATACGTACGCGAGACAGCTCAGACACGTTTGTGCACTAGAGTACTACAGTAGTAGTGTACTAGGTCTAGTTAGTATGGTATGGTCTAGTTAGTGCTGGGGATAAATATACtcgctttttaacagcggagctgtttaagcctaCCGTGCAGcgtgtacagtcgcgagcaaaagtttgtggaccaaaggtgtaacaattttttttttttcttcgcagcctgggcattccggctgaaatcaagagcgcacgccTATATACGTAcacgtgtttgaccaatacaacgtattaagccagtTCGAGGCCGCAGAGCTGTGCttgaatatatttttttgctgatgccgtggtctccaaacttttgctctcgactgtacaaaaacctcgctgaacgatgacgtcaccgcgcgttgcctagaaCTAGCTAGGAACCACTTCGCGGAGGCAACGCcgagagctgctgccgacgccgtccgcgtttccccgcacgcaggtgtccgtgactgcagcaggcggcggctcggcaagttccgaccagccgcgccccggcaagtgtggaggcgagcttggccgtgacgtcactggagagataaagctcggaaccgccgcgacggcggtagaactctcgttgactctgtagcgagtacatgtagccttgacatgggacgactaaagaagatccggacacacgaagaagccgccgctcatcttgaagcgcggcCATGCgtgaatctgcgcgtcggcggcgagccgattcggaataccgtgctcagcagcactcagcatttcctagcaaaacttagccaagcctagtaaaacctggaagaagctagatcgatcaccagcttcgctgtttactccaaccttgcaccactagtacaagctgccgacgttttcatttttttttttctagaccaCCCAGGATTCTTTAATATCGCTAGTGGCAGAGAGAGTAAGTCCTTGCGCTGGAgaactcgaagcggcggacattactcaCAATAGAAATTGAAATAGATAATGTACtaacaaaaattcagtaattaactGTTTTGATAATTACCTTACGGTACATATTACGCTTTACGAATTGCAGCTGGTGAACTTGCAAGACaaattcacttggaacgaattctcaggaccaTGCGTGTTTCGAGCTATCCGTCGTGAAGCTTGCGGTAAAATTTAGCTATTATTCCaattgcgtttttcttttttttttttcaaaccgccgtcttatgtattgaagcacaaaagtaactgcaacgtcTATGTCTTTCGCCGCACACACGCATAAGCGAGTTTGAAAGCCGAATCCAAGACCTGGCCGACCTCTGTAAGGACTTCAAGCTTTTCCCGCTGCAACGCTCGATGCAAGCATATAGAGGAGTGGTTTTCGAACTGCACATGAAATTGATTGCCTGCAGGCCAGCACGACGCTCAAGAAGAGGCTGCGAAAACCTGCGTCGTGTTTGGGAGCAGGTAttagacctgcgacgcggcagagagtgctaagaatctctgggtccggacaggccgccactggcaactgaacctggcaacgttcagcaCTCGCACcatatcgagtgaggctagtttagcagggctatttgaagaattatcaggtattgcctgggatattattggccttagtgaggttagaataaCTGGCGAGGATTATagagtactgactaacggccacgtcctctgctacagaggtcttccggataagagagaattcggggtaggatttctagtccataaggacatagcgggcaacattgatgaattctacatcattaatgagagggtcgcagtcgtcgtaataaagatTAATAGGacgtatagaatgaaggtagtacaagcctgcgccccaacctccagtcacgatgatgaagaaatagaacagttttatgaagatgttgaattcgCAATGAGGAAGgttgcaaactcagtatactgtagtaatgggcgacttcaatgcaaaagtggggaaaagcaggctggtgagcaagcaattgcaactacggcatcgattctaggaacactagaggagagattttggtagaattcgcggaaagtaataggctccgaataatgaataccttcttcaggaagcacagcaacaggaagtggacctggaaaagccttaATGGAAAAACAgggaatgaaattgatttcatactctctgccgattccagtgaggtagggtaaagtgcagtgactatAGGTTAGTGAGggctaggatttctctcagttttaagagagaaagagtaaactttgtcaagaagaaacaggccaacctagacgcagtaagggtaaaagcataccaattcaggctggagctcgtaaacaaatatgcagctttagaacaggaagatgaagataacatagaggtcaTGAATGAAAGCGCAACtcggctgatctcagaagcagcaattgaagtggaaggtaaggcaccaagggcaaccagtaggtaagtgTAGACACTGTCACGTTGTACTGACAGTGAACAGCGATGCAGTGCGAGACACGGAATTGAACCAtggagaaagaaattcaacaagagggggaacactcggcaaaaactggcaacaggaaacacgtcaccatacgtcacgctatagtattgatgccgaacgtcaGCTGCCGccagcatcgaaaaaaaaagaaagtgaaattaagttaacagacattgatttttTTTATAATTCTTTGCCGAAAAGTTGTCTCGGCCACAGGCAATCTCtcttcgcatgcttcagacggggaCATACCCCAGCCtctccatttacagtcactactcaaacatttcagcacattgtccagacggtaacgatcgcagtgatttcagacacatgctctggaggtgcccctctttacaggaaAAGCATCACGACTTCTCTGAAGATGAATTTGATTCCATGATCAAGAGCCCGGTGCTACTACgacaactccaggctgtccagaaggcccacgacgcggcggtgaggctaggcctccccgtccctacgtgggagcggcccgcgatcctccccctataaaacgggggcggaatccttcaggacctcaataaagttctttatctatCTTTGCCGCGAAAATTAAAACATTTTGCGTATatatgaacttaaactttgcgacttatttttcttgccttacctagcgacaggccaatgacgcgccagatgcatgcgtcatccgccagacactcccccgaggcgagcgagggcggcagcgcgcgcgtttgagcgctcgcccgcggcgacctgtatgtctctctctctctctctctctctctttgtttctttaaatgtagcctggtttcttgggctcccggcgtattcttgcgttccttctgcactgagACAAAACAACACTGCACTATactggactacggcaaggtgagaaattttgcttcacagtctacgacgcaattaggcttacggcacgggaccgagaccttaagacgcagttagcgaaaaacagctcggccgtccttgcgcagtt contains the following coding sequences:
- the LOC119432770 gene encoding E3 ubiquitin-protein ligase SIAH1; protein product: MSAKMWEPDALDLPEVASELASVFECPVCLDLIMPPIVQCVNGHLLCSPCSMKISSVCPLCREQISHVRALAMEKVAGKLPYPCKYSSNGCTAQALLNQKLDHERTCDFRTCPCIFTEEATCTWIGTGEAMVAHVREVHQDCPIVNGDKMKFVANNVDSRGPGVWKKVQSCLDQIFVVVLSRECNHVNQFYLLVQILGTLKESEKFVCQLKVRGEGRLLTWSSPPSSIVEGVEAVIARRDCLVFGAQTFTCDGNLTVDVTVTVDVRETI